In Populus alba chromosome 4, ASM523922v2, whole genome shotgun sequence, the genomic window CGATCTTAAGTTATTAAAAGAAAGTCATCTATGTGTTAGAACAGAGCACGAGACTTACAAGATTGACATATTCCATTAGATTTTGATGTGGGTGGATGGCTGTAATAAGTTCGAAGATGACAACACCAAAACTGTAGATATCACTCTTCGTGGTGAACTTGTTTGTGGATACGTACACTGGATCTATGTAGCCATAAGTACCTTTCAAGCCAGAGGTGTGCTCATCGAAGACCTCTTCATTTGAAAGTCCAAAATCAGCAACCTGCCAtgagagcagcagcagcagaggtCAATCATAGAAACACACAACATGAAACTTGATCTCTGTTTTCTAGTAACTAATATTTTTAGCTATTCGTGCTCAAGAAAATATCACTGTAAACAACGATACGCTAACTGCAAAAGCTCATCACCAACATCTCAGAATTCAATTAACTGAAGATCTCCACTTTGGATGCAGAGATTAAAGTTTCAAATCCAAAgatggtggttttttttaatttgtggatCTACGGATAGATAGGTAATATTACTGTGCATAATAAATCAGTTAATGTGAGCATGCTAGCTTACTTTAGCTCTCATTGACTGGTCCAGCAATATGTTTGCTGACTTCAAATCACGATGTATAACAGGTGGGACTGCCTGAGCCAGAATAATGGTCATATTAATGGAACAAGCAAATCCAGTATTCGACCGAGAGAAGAAAGAGATTGTGTATTCAACCTACCCCTTCATGAAGATATTCAATTCCATGCGAAATATCAAGAGCAATTTGAAGTCTTTCTTCCCAACTCAAAAATCGCTCTTCATCATCTGGTAACATGCACAGTCGGAATGTTCATTATCAAGGAATTGAATAGCAAAAAAGTGGTTTCTAtattcatgaattattttttaatatttgttaatatcatgaaaaaaaatttctagtaTTTGGCTATATCacgaaaaataaattggaaaataacttttaaatttttgttcaagtttattaaaataaggaccagatttgacaaataaaaacgttgaaaaagaataaaattgaaaataaaataattcaatgtcataaattattttaaataaaacaaatagtgataaaaaaatggaaacaaatccgataaataaaaaaaattgaaagattatgaaattaaaaaaaaaaattcaatttcataaattatttcaaataaatatataacaataaaaaaataacagggacaaaaaatgatagataaaaaatttcaattaaaaaaagtataagagaaaaacaaataacagtcaaaagaatgaaaatcaaaattgatataaaaatcaaattaaatcaaattctaagggaagaaattgaaaaaaattcaaaacaaaatatataataatcaaaagattgaataacaaatttgatataattaacaaataacaagatatttttgaattttttacaatttctgaaaagtgtttttcgctcaaaataaaagaaaaacacttgcatggaaatcaaactaaattttttttttattgaaaaatattttttgttgatcaacttttctaatagtAAACAATCACTgcaaagtttggaaagtgatatTTAGATAActaattttcataaaacaaacacGGCCTAAAAGTATTCGCAAGCGAACCAACAATGTTTACATATGTTCAAGATGATTGTAAGATTACTACCACACAAATCAGTACAACCAAAAAAAGGATGACATCCCTACACCATAATATTCATTGCAATTTTAATCTAGAAATGCTCTTTTTATATTGGTGGTTACATACCAGCACATGGTTCATCACAAATACTAGCAGATGGTTCATCACAAAGAATAATGAAAGAAGCGAGGACTTTTTAGCTTACTGTAAAGGTGGTTTGCTAAGCTTCCATTGCTCATGAACTGATAGATCAACATGTGGCTTCCTTTATCTACACAATATCCTAACAAATTCACAAGATTGCGGTGATGCAGCCTTCCTAATAGAGAAATCTGCAGGACCAGGCTAAAAAATGAACACTCAATATGCTTTCTAGGAACTTCAGATAGCATTAAATGCAAGAGTTTTTGCAAAGTTTTGTAGATATAAATGCAAAATTTGCAAAAAAGGGTAGCAATGAACGCTCCAAAAGCCTGGCTTTCTGTATTTAGTTCCTAATTTTCCCAAAAATTTGGCTGGGTATCTTTTGAAACAAGAAACCTTTCATTGGATTAGTGTAATTGATCGATGAACATCACAGAGTTCAGTAGCTTTTATGAACAAATAGTCAAACAGACCTTGTTTGCCCAGAATGTTCCATATGATTATCAATCTTCTTTTATCATTGTTTGACAGTTTTTccttgttatattaaaaaaatgcaagCCACTACTAGTAAAGATGAAATATCATCAGAGCATTGTAGATCATTATTATCTTAGAAAATGccttcaaaatttataaattgtaTTATAGTATATAGAAAATGAAGGGCCCCAGTACAATCAAATCTGTCAGTGTAGAATGAGAAGGCTTTCTTAATCATGCCAGAAAGGCATCTTTTGCAGTAATTATATGTTCTGCATATAATCAAGTACAAGTGATGCAATGTAGTACCTCTGTTTGGAACTCTTTCCCCCCCTGCTTTGAGTTAGAAGCAAGAACCTTTACAGCTAATACTTCTCCAGTAGGCATGACAGCTTTATATACAGGACCAAACGAACCTTGTCCCAAAACAGTTGTGAATTTTTGTGTAGCTTTCTGTATATCcctggaaaagaaaaaccaacAAATTGGGACATCAACTTATGCTTTACAATACATCAACTACATGTATTGTCTGTCTACTTGGGTTTACTATAAGAAAGTTGGTGGGGTGCTATACCCCAGACCCAAAATCAAATCTACGCTAAACCAGAGGTTGGTTACCGTTATCAGAGCGCTACTCTCTTGACTATGGAGATTTGAATAGAAAAAGGAACcaatatataaatcaaagaCTATTGTGTAGGATTAATATCTTCTCAAGAGGTATATCTTTCAGTAGAGTAAGAGGGGtggattctttttctttatcaagaaatatatatagaaatgaaCTTCTATGTAGTTAATGAAGCaaccagaaaaaaagaaaaaaaaaagagttgatacACGTATCATAAGTTGAATTTTAATGCAGCACAATAACAGAACTTCGCTTCCTTTTTAGAGATTTACGTACTTGTAAGAGTATCTAAGTATGCCTGATGCAGAAGCAAACTGATCTTTACTGTGATGATTCCACCAAGAAGAAACCGGAGAGCTCTTCTGAGAGTGTTCCGATCCCCGGATGGTAACAGAACTTGCAAGGGATGCACTAAAGTCATTGCTTGTCCCCAAGCCATTCATGCGTATTGGAACAGTTGGAAGAGTACTCTCGTTTGAGCACTGTTGAAGATTAGAACGCTTCTTATACCACCATATGCCGAAAAATATGAGTGAAGCGATCAAGATACCAAGGGCCAGGCCAACAGAGATTCCAATAACAACCAAATCACCTTTATGAGCCATTCTCCGGTCTCTTTTGAAACTTAGACAATGAAAACATCTTGAGTTGAGAAGTTCAGCAGGCTCACTgccataaacaaacaaaaatatcatgtaaAATGAAAGAAGTTTACTCAGAAGAGTAGGACTAGTCATGCCAGAAAGCACATAGttcatcaacaataacaatgataataaatatggtttctctcttttccttccctGTGCCTGTTAGTATTATGGTTGGAAATGCTTACTTGCCAAggattataatttattgaatcGGAAAGGAACAAGATCACATAAACtagaaacaaaatattcatATTTTCCAGCATTTTAGATATAAATAGTTTACATAatctctcataaaaaaaatctggaagaaaaaaaaaaaggatccaGGTGTTTTTTACAATGCAAGTCTGTATAAACAGAAGTAAAGGACTAAACCAACCAGGGCAGAGTTATAAAGTAACAAACAAAGATTGTAACCGTGCATAATTTTTGGCGCTGAAAGCAGCATTCAACTGAGCAGGTTATTGCAAGAAAGCACGTATTTTCAAGTATGAAAAGGCAACGATGCCTAGGCAAAGACAAACCTAAGAAAATACATATTTGTACTATGAACCAGAGGGAAAAACAAGGTCCGAAAGGCAATTTTACAATTTGACATTTGTATCACAAATTTCAGAAGTCACCAATTAACAGGACAGACATCAAAGAGAGAATCACAAAACTTGGAAAAACAAGGGAGATGACCAGACAAAACTCTGCTGCTCATCACCTGCTTTCCTAAACAGAAACTTTCAACTAAGTTTCAAGGAAATTCATAACTAGCTTTTCATATTCCTCTGGTTAGCGTGCGTTTTAGCCAAAAACCGCAAAACAGTGCAAATTCGTTGTGTTCATCATTCAAATGCATTAAATAATGAGCAACAACACATTTGATGATgacaaattgaaacaaaatccaAGCCATTCATTACTTCCAAATCCCAGTAAACTGTGTTTCCTTGAATCAGTCAACATAAAGCCACGAATTATGCACATGAACCAACTTGGGGCAGAAATGCAATCAAGAGTCCTCTGCAAGGCActgtctatatttttttcctaatacACTCTGTGTCTACTCATATCTTCTACGTACCTCTAAAACATCACTGCTTATCATCATAGAACCATAAATTAAGCTCGGATTGAAAGCTAGCAAATCCCACCATAAATATTACTTACTGATGCAACAAGTCATGAAAATATCCAACAGCCCCATATTTTCTACAGCTATACCTCTTCACCAAAACTATCAAATGGGTTCCCTCCCTCCAGAGCTTCACcccaagaatgaaaaaaaaaaccagcaagAAGTCAACTATCAAAACCAACTAACCCAAGAAAGCAGAAGGTATCCAAAAAGGAAGCTTGCTAAAATGAAAATATCCTCAAACATACCTTATAAAACTGTCGAT contains:
- the LOC118055140 gene encoding calcium/calmodulin-regulated receptor-like kinase 2 isoform X1, which codes for MLLRSSLKNQGQTYQTCVFCTDSDRQFYKLWREGTHLIVLVKRYSCRKYGAVGYFHDLLHHEPAELLNSRCFHCLSFKRDRRMAHKGDLVVIGISVGLALGILIASLIFFGIWWYKKRSNLQQCSNESTLPTVPIRMNGLGTSNDFSASLASSVTIRGSEHSQKSSPVSSWWNHHSKDQFASASGILRYSYKDIQKATQKFTTVLGQGSFGPVYKAVMPTGEVLAVKVLASNSKQGGKEFQTEISLLGRLHHRNLVNLLGYCVDKGSHMLIYQFMSNGSLANHLYNDEERFLSWEERLQIALDISHGIEYLHEGAVPPVIHRDLKSANILLDQSMRAKVADFGLSNEEVFDEHTSGLKGTYGYIDPVYVSTNKFTTKSDIYSFGVVIFELITAIHPHQNLMEYVNLAGMSPDGVDEILDKKLVGECNIEEVRDLAAIAHKCLQKFQRKRPSIGEVSQAILKIKQRLLDREMSREFSRVLSRIEDQQVELSRMASRKDGD
- the LOC118055140 gene encoding calcium/calmodulin-regulated receptor-like kinase 2 isoform X3; amino-acid sequence: MAHKGDLVVIGISVGLALGILIASLIFFGIWWYKKRSNLQQCSNESTLPTVPIRMNGLGTSNDFSASLASSVTIRGSEHSQKSSPVSSWWNHHSKDQFASASGILRYSYKDIQKATQKFTTVLGQGSFGPVYKAVMPTGEVLAVKVLASNSKQGGKEFQTEISLLGRLHHRNLVNLLGYCVDKGSHMLIYQFMSNGSLANHLYNDEERFLSWEERLQIALDISHGIEYLHEGAVPPVIHRDLKSANILLDQSMRAKVADFGLSNEEVFDEHTSGLKGTYGYIDPVYVSTNKFTTKSDIYSFGVVIFELITAIHPHQNLMEYVNLAGMSPDGVDEILDKKLVGECNIEEVRDLAAIAHKCLQKFQRKRPSIGEVSQAILKIKQRLLDREMSREFSRVLSRIEDQQVELSRMASRKDGD
- the LOC118055140 gene encoding calcium/calmodulin-regulated receptor-like kinase 2 isoform X2, whose translation is MLLRSSLKNQGQTYQTCVFCTDSDRQFYKLWREGTHLIVLVKRYSCRKYGAVGYFHDLLHHEPAELLNSRCFHCLSFKRDRRMAHKGDLVVIGISVGLALGILIASLIFFGIWWYKKRSNLQQCSNESTLPTVPIRMNGLGTSNDFSASLASSVTIRGSEHSQKSSPVSSWWNHHSKDQFASASGILRYSYKDIQKATQKFTTVLGQGSFGPVYKAVMPTGEVLAVKVLASNSKQGGKEFQTEISLLGRLHHRNLVNLLGYCVDKGSHMLIYQFMSNGSLANHLYNDEERFLSWEERLQIALDISHGIEYLHEGVADFGLSNEEVFDEHTSGLKGTYGYIDPVYVSTNKFTTKSDIYSFGVVIFELITAIHPHQNLMEYVNLAGMSPDGVDEILDKKLVGECNIEEVRDLAAIAHKCLQKFQRKRPSIGEVSQAILKIKQRLLDREMSREFSRVLSRIEDQQVELSRMASRKDGD